One window of Gammaproteobacteria bacterium genomic DNA carries:
- the smpB gene encoding SsrA-binding protein SmpB — MAQAKASAHSTSRNIALNKKARHEYFLEDRFEAGLALEGWEVKSLRAGRIQLKESYVLLKDGEAWLFGAHISPLPTASTHIHPDPLRTRKLLLHADEIKKLIGAVERKGYTLVPLSIYWKKGRAKLEISLAKGKQEHDKRDVERDRDWGREKQRLLKSR; from the coding sequence ATGGCCCAGGCTAAGGCATCCGCACACTCCACCAGCCGCAATATTGCGCTGAACAAAAAGGCGCGCCACGAATATTTTCTCGAAGATCGCTTTGAGGCCGGCCTTGCCCTGGAGGGCTGGGAGGTCAAAAGCCTGCGCGCCGGGCGCATCCAGCTGAAGGAGAGCTATGTGCTGCTGAAAGACGGCGAGGCCTGGCTGTTCGGCGCCCACATCTCGCCGCTGCCCACCGCCTCCACCCATATCCACCCCGACCCGTTGCGTACCCGCAAACTGCTGCTGCATGCCGATGAGATCAAGAAACTCATCGGTGCGGTCGAACGCAAGGGCTACACCCTGGTGCCCCTGTCCATCTACTGGAAGAAAGGCCGCGCCAAACTCGAAATCAGCCTCGCCAAGGGCAAGCAGGAGCACGACAAGCGCGACGTCGAGCGCGACCGTGACTGGGGGCGCGAAAAGCAGCGCCTGCTCAAATCGCGCTAA
- a CDS encoding type II toxin-antitoxin system RatA family toxin, which produces MTTISKSALVPYSAAEMYALVDDIESYQAFLPWCTSSCVRSRTAEEVRGVLELTHSGLHKCFTTCNRLQKNKMIEIRLVEGPFRHLEGFWRFESLAENACKVRLDMDFEFSNKLVALAFGPVFNHVANTLVDAFCQRAVEVYGRR; this is translated from the coding sequence GTGACCACGATCAGCAAAAGCGCGCTTGTGCCTTACTCGGCAGCGGAGATGTATGCCCTGGTGGATGATATCGAGTCGTATCAGGCATTTCTGCCCTGGTGTACGTCATCGTGCGTGCGGTCGCGCACAGCGGAGGAGGTGCGCGGAGTGCTGGAATTGACGCATAGCGGCCTGCACAAGTGCTTCACGACCTGTAACCGTTTGCAAAAAAACAAGATGATCGAAATACGACTGGTGGAGGGTCCGTTCCGCCATCTGGAGGGCTTCTGGCGCTTTGAGTCGCTGGCGGAAAACGCCTGCAAGGTGCGGCTGGATATGGACTTCGAGTTCAGCAACAAGCTGGTGGCGCTGGCCTTTGGTCCGGTGTTCAATCACGTGGCCAACACGCTGGTGGATGCCTTCTGTCAGCGTGCGGTAGAGGTGTATGGAAGACGCTGA
- a CDS encoding RnfH family protein — MEDADAAPAPIPLIKVEVAYARPDVQVIVPVEVVPGSTIEQAIHASLILERFPEIDLAHSRVAVFGKLSKLDHVLRAGERAEILRPLIADPKQVRKRRAAEAAAPAAEDKG; from the coding sequence ATGGAAGACGCTGACGCGGCACCGGCACCGATACCGTTAATCAAGGTCGAGGTGGCCTACGCCCGCCCTGACGTGCAGGTGATTGTACCGGTGGAGGTGGTGCCCGGATCAACCATCGAGCAGGCGATTCATGCCTCGCTGATACTTGAGCGCTTTCCCGAGATCGATCTGGCGCACAGCCGGGTGGCGGTGTTCGGCAAGCTGAGCAAGCTCGATCATGTGCTGCGCGCCGGTGAGCGGGCGGAGATCCTGCGGCCTCTGATCGCAGACCCGAAGCAGGTGCGAAAACGTCGTGCGGCGGAAGCAGCGGCCCCGGCCGCCGAGGACAAGGGCTAG
- a CDS encoding outer membrane protein assembly factor BamE gives MRDTMFTPALMQKLLITTVLCASLILAGCSSVSIPGAYKIDIQQGNVITQEMVEKLKHGMSKNQVRFALGTPLLIDVFHQDRWDYVYSIQKGGQDRQQRRLALFFENDQLIRIEGDVAPAQGEPAAPES, from the coding sequence ATGCGCGACACCATGTTTACGCCAGCCCTGATGCAAAAGCTTCTCATTACTACAGTACTGTGCGCAAGCCTGATTTTGGCCGGCTGCTCCTCGGTCAGCATTCCCGGGGCCTACAAGATCGATATTCAGCAGGGCAATGTCATCACCCAGGAGATGGTCGAAAAGCTCAAGCACGGCATGAGCAAGAATCAGGTGCGCTTTGCGCTGGGCACGCCGCTGCTGATCGACGTGTTTCACCAGGACCGCTGGGATTATGTCTACAGCATCCAGAAGGGAGGCCAAGACCGCCAGCAACGGCGACTGGCACTCTTTTTTGAAAATGACCAGCTGATCCGCATCGAGGGTGATGTGGCGCCTGCACAGGGCGAGCCGGCAGCGCCAGAATCCTAG
- the fur gene encoding ferric iron uptake transcriptional regulator, translated as MEAHDLKKAGLKATLPRIKILEMLEGSETRHMSAEDVYKTLLEGGEDVGLATVYRVLTQFESAGLVSRHHFEGGHSMFELNEGKHHDHILCVKCGKVEEFVDEVIEERQRAIAKKKGFSMTDHALHIYGVCSNCQHKRKA; from the coding sequence ATGGAAGCTCACGATTTAAAAAAGGCCGGACTCAAGGCCACCTTACCGCGCATCAAGATACTCGAAATGCTGGAAGGCAGTGAAACGCGTCACATGAGCGCGGAAGACGTCTATAAAACCCTGCTTGAAGGCGGCGAGGATGTGGGACTGGCCACGGTGTATCGCGTGCTGACCCAGTTTGAATCTGCCGGGTTGGTGTCGCGCCATCACTTTGAGGGTGGTCACTCGATGTTTGAGCTCAATGAAGGCAAGCACCACGACCACATCCTGTGCGTCAAATGCGGCAAGGTGGAAGAGTTTGTCGATGAGGTGATCGAGGAACGTCAGCGCGCAATCGCCAAGAAGAAGGGTTTTTCGATGACCGATCACGCACTCCACATCTACGGTGTGTGCAGCAACTGCCAGCACAAGAGAAAAGCGTAA
- a CDS encoding L,D-transpeptidase family protein: MRHVGLCLLLLACSAAQTAAASETAALATRMVGGETDYTVQAGDTLSSIGARFGTEVAGIARLNGLSATAHLKPGDTLKIDNRHIVPESLETGILINVPQRMLYYFQSGQLAAHYPVGLGRPDWETPRGSFTVLVREENPTWDVPVSIQEEMRREGKEVVTRVPPGPDNPLGHYWLGLSLPGIGIHGTIAPSSVYKFRSHGCIRLHADDIAELFPRIGAQETGKIIYLPVLLAQLADGRIMLEVHRDVYKRGGNPLKRAQDLAAQAGITDLIDWEQVLQAIKDKAGLARAVHLRTAGTEETEQ, encoded by the coding sequence ATGCGACATGTAGGCTTGTGCCTGTTACTGCTGGCTTGTTCAGCGGCGCAAACTGCTGCGGCTTCGGAAACCGCTGCCCTGGCGACACGGATGGTGGGCGGCGAGACCGACTATACGGTGCAGGCGGGCGATACGCTCAGCAGTATCGGTGCCCGTTTTGGAACCGAGGTGGCGGGCATTGCGCGCCTGAATGGCCTGTCGGCGACTGCACACCTCAAGCCCGGTGATACGCTGAAAATTGACAACCGCCACATCGTGCCGGAATCACTCGAGACGGGCATACTCATCAACGTGCCCCAGCGCATGCTGTACTACTTTCAGTCCGGCCAGCTGGCCGCGCATTATCCGGTGGGGTTGGGCAGGCCGGACTGGGAGACCCCGCGCGGCAGCTTTACGGTGCTGGTAAGGGAGGAAAACCCGACCTGGGACGTGCCGGTCTCGATTCAGGAGGAGATGCGGCGCGAAGGCAAGGAGGTCGTCACCCGCGTACCGCCGGGGCCGGATAATCCACTCGGGCACTACTGGCTGGGACTGAGCCTGCCTGGCATCGGCATCCACGGCACTATCGCCCCCAGCAGTGTCTACAAGTTTCGCAGCCACGGCTGTATCCGCCTGCATGCAGATGATATTGCTGAACTTTTCCCGCGCATCGGCGCGCAGGAGACGGGCAAAATCATCTATCTGCCGGTGTTGCTCGCGCAACTGGCGGATGGCCGCATCATGCTCGAGGTGCATCGCGATGTTTACAAGCGGGGGGGTAATCCGTTAAAAAGGGCGCAGGATTTGGCTGCACAGGCCGGCATTACCGACCTGATCGACTGGGAACAGGTCTTGCAGGCGATTAAGGACAAGGCAGGCCTGGCGCGCGCAGTGCATCTGCGCACCGCCGGGACAGAGGAGACCGAACAATGA
- a CDS encoding DUF882 domain-containing protein: protein MREWIKKSAPVRAPNVLDMRRRQFLKLGALAGIAGLAPFAVEAKPDAGMVERRLSFYNTHTGERLSTLYRVHDAYIPQALTEINHILRDHRNDEICSMDERLLDLLHNIQTTLRTDEPLHVISGFRSQESNAMLAKRGNGVAKRSLHLQGEAIDIRVPGRDLAQVRKVALALQGGGVGYYPRSDFVHVDVGRVRYW, encoded by the coding sequence ATGAGAGAGTGGATCAAAAAAAGCGCACCCGTGCGTGCGCCAAACGTGCTCGATATGCGCCGTCGGCAGTTTCTGAAGTTGGGCGCATTGGCCGGTATCGCCGGTCTGGCGCCTTTTGCTGTCGAAGCGAAACCAGACGCAGGCATGGTGGAGCGCCGCCTGTCTTTTTATAACACCCACACGGGTGAGCGGTTGAGCACGTTGTATCGCGTGCACGATGCCTATATTCCGCAGGCGCTGACCGAGATCAACCACATCCTGCGCGATCACCGCAATGACGAGATTTGCAGCATGGATGAACGCTTGCTCGATCTGCTGCACAACATCCAGACCACATTGCGCACCGATGAGCCCTTGCATGTAATCTCAGGCTTCCGCTCACAGGAAAGCAATGCCATGCTGGCGAAACGCGGCAACGGTGTAGCCAAGCGCAGCCTGCACCTGCAGGGCGAGGCCATCGACATCCGCGTGCCAGGACGTGACCTCGCACAGGTGCGTAAAGTCGCACTGGCGTTGCAAGGCGGTGGCGTCGGCTATTATCCGCGCTCCGACTTCGTGCATGTGGATGTTGGGCGTGTGCGGTATTGGTAA